In the genome of bacterium, the window GCGAGCTCCTGGTCCTCCCTCATCACCAGGGCAGCGTCGCAGTCAAGGGTCTTCACGAGCTGCTCACAAATCGCGGTCATGCTCGTGAAGAAGTTCCCGCTAACGACGTGGACGAAATCCTGCGCATCGTAATAGCTGAGAATCATTGCTGTGGCGTTGGCAAAAAGGCTAAACCGCCGCTGCTTAGAGTGGACGATCGTGGGGACGTTCTTGCGGCGGGCAAGCTCAATAATGAACCGTGGTAGGGCGTCGCCCACGAGCATACCTTTGTCATAATCGGAGATAAGAATCGCATCTATTTGGTCGATGTTGGACTCGATATACCGCTTGACAGTTGGCGTCTCGTTCTCGGTCAGCTGCCTCCTGCTCTCGTAGTCATAGCGCACAATCTGTTGGTTGTAAGGCAAGGCAACAATGCGGACCTTAAGGGTGGTTGAACGGTCTGAGGACGGAAATATCCCACCCGACTCTATCCCGGCCTCTCTAACCGCCTTCCTAAACATGTGAGCCGCGTCATCGTAGCCCACCACACCGCACAGCAAGACTGTGGCGCCGAGCTGCTTGGCGTTGTTTGCAACGTTCGCCGCCCCGCCAAGCCGATACTCCTCCTTCTTGACTTTGACAACTGGAACCGCAGCCTCTGGCGACAGCCGTTCGGCGTTCCCATAAACATACTTATCCGCCATAAGGTCCCCAACGACAAGTATGCGCAGCTTCTCGAAGGCCGATATTATCGAAGCGAGGTTCTCGTTGCTCGCGGTCACAGAGTAATCCTCCAGTTAATTGCTCGCGCTAAACGCCCATCAGAAGCGCCAAAGACGAGAATGCTAAACCATCTATAAATGCAAATCATAAGCTCTAATGTTTCCGTGAATCAGAACCTGGGATGCCCGTTACTTGAACATAGTGAGTGAGATACTTCCTCGCCACCGATAGAACATCCGACGCCGTAACGGCATCGATCTTCTCCCCATACCCGAGGAACGAATCGTAACCAAGCCCGTAAAGCTCGCCCAGGCAAGCTGCCGCGGCCTGCTGCGATGGGGTCTGTAGGCGGTGCACTTCCTCGTCGGCGATGCACATCCCCTTCGCTATCCTGAGCTCCTCGTCGCCAACGGCCTCTTTGACGGTTCTGATTATCTCCTCCGCAATTGCCTTCTGCACATGTTTGAGGTTCTTGGGCAGACACGAGGCGTAAACCGAGAACCAGCCCGGATCCACCCCGAGCCGGTTGTATGCGTGCACGAGATAGACCAGCTTGGCATTCCGAAGCCTAGCGTGCAGCCTCCCGCCAGGGGAATACGCCCCGGAGAGAACTGCATCCAGCACGTCAAGAGCGTATTTGTCGTCGTCGGAGACCGCACAGGACCTGAAGCCGTAAAACACCACCGCCTGTTTCCACCCCGTCATCTCAGCGACCTCCACGTTCTCGGGAAGCGGCGGGTCAAGCGCTATCTTGGGCCGAATCGTGCTGCCTGAAAACTCGGCAAGAAACTTCTTGACGAGCGAGCTCGCATATTCGTTGCTGGCCACACCAAATACCGACAAGACCAGGTTGTCGGGTTTCACATAGGCCTCGTAGTAATCCCAAACGTCATCTACGGTAAGCTTCGCAACGCTCTTTAGCGTGCCATACTTGCTCCTCCCATAGGGATGAGCGCGATAGAGATTGGAGAGCATCACCTCGCTAGGCTTGACGAACCAGTAGTCGGCCCGACGCTCGATTATGGCCAAGGCGTTCTTCTGCTGGCGCTTGAACTCATCCTCGTCGAATCTGGGATGCAGAATGATGTCTGCCACAATCCCAAGCGCCTCCTCCAGGTCATCCTGAAGGATCTCAAGCGAGACGTGGAACGTGTTCATGTCGGATGATGCGGAGACCTTTCCACCCAAAGCATCGATGGCAAGGGCGAGCTCGTCCGCTGTCCTCGACTTCGTGCCCCGGAGCAAAAGCTGCGCCATGAGGCCCGCGACTCCATTGGTTTCAGGCGTCTCATATCTCGTTCCACCGAGAAAATAGGCGTCGATCGAGACAGTAGAGGTTGTCTCCCCCTCCAGCGTCAACAGCCGGAGCCCGTTAGGAAGTGTGGACATCCCGATGCGGTGTTCTTTTGCCTTCTTCTTGCTCTCGGGCTTGGCCCCGGACTCGCCTTTACCCTTGGGCGCAACCGCGACAACACTGAGCTGGTTCTGGTTCAGATACTTCTGAGCGACAGCCATGATCTGGTCCGCGGACACGGCCGCGATCCCATCCAGATACCCATAGCTGAAGCCTACCTCACTGGCGGCAAGGATGTCCGATGCCAGAAGTCTCGCCTTTTGCTCCATGGTCTCAACGCCAAGCAGATAATCGCTTTTTATCAGTTTTTTGGCCTTGTTGAGCTCGGACTCGGGCACGGGAGCCTTCTTGAGCGCCTCCAGCTGCTCGTGCACAGCGGCCACTGTCTTATCGATGTTGTCATAAGGAAGCGCGGCTCGTATGAAGAACCCACCTATCCCGAAGTGCGGCGTCCACGACGTAACTGTTATGTCCTGAACCAAGCACTGCTTATGCTTGATGCTCTGCACCAGCCGCGCGCTCCTTCCGTTCCCAAGAATCGCAGCGAGCACGTCGAGCGCATAGAGATCGGGATGCTGAAGCGGGACTGTCCTGTAACCCAGCATCAGGTAGGCGAGGCGCACGTCCATCTCGACAACCGACTTGCGCATCTGAAGCTGGCGCGGCTCGGATGGGAGAACAATCGGCGCAAAAGGCCGAGCCGAAAAGTGCTGGAAGGCTTTTTTCACCTTCGACAGCGCCTCCTGCTGCTTCACGTCTCCAACGACAACCACGATGGTGTTCTCCGGCACATACATCCGACGATAGTATCTGAAGAGATCATCCCGCCTAAGCTGCGAGAGAAGCTCATTCGTGCCGATGGTTGCATAGCGGATGGGATGTTTCTTAAACATTGTGGTCATCAGCTGCCGCCACAAAACTCGCATAGGCTCGTCGAGGTCTTTGGCTATCTCGCTCTCAATAATGCCACGCTGCGTCTCAACTTCCTTTTCTGGGAACGTCGCCTCGGTGTAGCAGTGGGAGAGAAGAAACAGAACCTTGTCGAAATAGCGAGATGGGGCGACGGCGTGGTAGCACGTGTGGTCGCTGGTGGTGTATGCGTTGATCAGGCCTCCAAACTCATCCGAAACCTTTTCGATCTGCTTCTTGGTCATCCTCGCGGTGCCATCGCTCTCGACGTGCTCGACGAAGTGCGAAATGCCGCTGCCCGAGTACTCTTGCTCATAGATAGAGCCCGCACGAACAACGACCCTAACAGCAACCACGGGCGCGGAATGGTCCTCCGCCACTGCAATTGTGAGGCCGCTGGGTAGCCGCTCCAACTGCACCTTATCTGGTGGAATCATCGACGCAAAACCGTCAGAGAAGCCTACTACCCAAACAATCGCACATATCACGGCCGCCATCTTGAGGCGCTCGATATACATCATAACCCTCCAAAAACGACTCTCGAAAAGCCGTCAAAACGAGGTAACTTCCCTGTGCCGCTTATCATCATACTCCTTCAAAAACCAGTATAGCAGCTCGACAGTGTTCTCGAAGTCCTTTTCACTGATCAGACCGGCCGGCGAGTGGGCATATCTGCACACTACGCTCAGAACAGCACAGGGGACGCCCGGCCCTTCGAGCTGTATCTGCCGGCCATCTGTTCCGCCCGTGCCGCGAACCACAACCTGGTGCGGAATGCCATGCACCTCAGCTGTCTTAATTAAAAGCTCAACCAGCGACCGGTTCGGGAGCATTGAGGGGTCATAAAAGCGAATCTGGGGGCCGTCCCCGACCCTTATGGTCGCCACGCCCTCACCCTCGACTGTATCGTTGGCAGGTGAACCCTCGAGAACGATGCTAATATCAGGCTTGACAATGTTCGCCGCGACAACGGCGCCTTTCGAGCCGACCTCCTCCTGCACAGTCCCAACGCCAAACACCGTATTGGGATGAGCTTCGTCCCGCAGTTTCTTAAGCGACTCAACCATAACAGCACAGCCGGCCCGGTCATCCCAGGCCTTGCCGAGAAATCGCTCGCCCGGCTCAAGCCGCGCAAAAGATGTCTCCGGCACAAACGGCGTGCCCACCTTGACACCGAATCGAGCGGCGTCCTCCCTGTCCCTTGCACCGAAATCAACGAACAGGTCCTCCAGCGTCCAGGACGAGGCAGCAGGCTGCTTATGCCTCGTGAAGTGAACGGGCACTGAGCCGATCACGCCACGAACAGGACCAGAATCGGACTTGAGAGTCACCACAGTGCCCGGCAGCTCGCTCACTCGCCAGCTGCCCAGCGTGACGAAGCTCGCACAGCCATCGGCCCGAAGCGACTGCACGATGAACCCAACCTCGTCCATGTGTGCGGCGAGCATTATCTTGGGCGAATCGGATGCCCCTATCTTGCGGCAGATGACGCTGCCGACGAGATCGTGGCTGACAGTGCAAAACGACCCCAACTCATCCCTGATGATACCCCGGACCTCGCCCTCAAAACCAGAGGGGCCGAACGCCTGGGAGAGCTTGCTTAAAATCTCCTCAAACTTGCCTTTCATTCCTATCCTCTATCGTTATCACCAACCGGCCGCCAATCACACCAACAGACCGCGCAGCGCCCTCGTTTGCGCTGGCGCATTTTATCACTGTCTCGTCAAATACCTAAACTGCACCTCACAGGCAAAAGCCGGAACGGTCTTTCCTGTCCGAGGCTACTAATCACAGAAGCTCGATCGAGGGCGCGGCACACAATTGCGCTCTGTCAAATGATCGATCAAAGACAAAAGCTGAACAGAATCTCTAGCGACTCTTCGAGCTGAGCGCAAACGCTTTAAGCCTCGCGGTCGCTCTCAAGAGAGCCACCTCAGCACGCTCGACATCGATATCGCTATCGCCCTTACTGGCCTTCTCAAGCCTGTTTTGGGCTTTCCCAAGTGCATCTTTCACGCGCTGCTCGGAAACCGACTCGGCGTTTTCTGCCGTTCGGGCGAGGACTATGACCCTGCCTGGAATGACCTCGGCAAATCCCGCACTGACTGCGAAATAATGGGCCTCTTTGCCAACTTTGTAGGACAAAACGCCCGGCCTGATTGTCGTCAGGAAAGGCGTGTGCTCGAATAGCACGTCGAAATCGCCCTCCGAGCCCGGTATGCTGACCTCATCAACTTGCTCGAAAACAAGGTGCGCCGTTGGCGTAACTAGGTCCAGCGAGAACCTGTTGTCATTCTCCTGCAATTACTACTCCCTTGTCCCACACAATCCAGTCATTTTCGGCAATCCCCAGAAAGCTGTCGCCCCATGACGCCCTCGCACCTCGCCAATAGCCGCCCGTGCACTCACGCTCAATCCCATGCTGTCTAGAGAGTCTTCGCCTTCTCAACCACATCTTCTATCGTGCCCACCATATAGAACGCCTGCTCAGGCACGTTGTCATATTTGCCCGCCATAATCTCCTTGAAACCCTTGATCGTGTCCGCAATCTTGACATATTTGCCCTTCAAGCCCGTAAACTGCTCGGCCACGAACATGGGCTGCGAGAGGAACCGCTGTATCTTTCTCGCCCTCGAAACCGTCAACTTATCCTCTTCTGAAAGCTCGTCAATGCCCAAGATAGCGATGATGTCTTGCAGGTCCTTGTAGCGCTGGAGAATGAGCTGAACCTCCCGTGCGGTGTTGTAGTGGTCCTCGCCAACGACCCTCACATCGAGTATCCGCGAGGTCGAGGCAAGGGGATCAACGGCAGGATAGATGCCAAGCTCAACGATCCCTCTGTCAAGCGCGGTCGTTGCGTCGAGATGCGCAAAAGTGGTCGCCGGAGCAGGGTCAGTGTAGTCGTCAGCAGGAACATATATCGCCTGCACAGAGGTGATTGAGCCTTTTTTGGTCGATGTGATGCGCTCCTGAAGCTCACCCATCTCGGTCGCAAGCGTCGGCTGATAACCAACTGCCGACGGCATACGGCCCAAAAGCGCCGAGACCTCTGAACCCGCCTGGGTGAAGCGGAAGATGTTATCGATAAACAACAGAACATCCTGACCTTCCTCATCGCGGAAATACTCAGCGACGGTCAGCCCAGCTAGGCCGACCCTGAACCTTGCGCCAGGGGGCTCCGTCATCTGGC includes:
- a CDS encoding pitrilysin family protein, coding for MMYIERLKMAAVICAIVWVVGFSDGFASMIPPDKVQLERLPSGLTIAVAEDHSAPVVAVRVVVRAGSIYEQEYSGSGISHFVEHVESDGTARMTKKQIEKVSDEFGGLINAYTTSDHTCYHAVAPSRYFDKVLFLLSHCYTEATFPEKEVETQRGIIESEIAKDLDEPMRVLWRQLMTTMFKKHPIRYATIGTNELLSQLRRDDLFRYYRRMYVPENTIVVVVGDVKQQEALSKVKKAFQHFSARPFAPIVLPSEPRQLQMRKSVVEMDVRLAYLMLGYRTVPLQHPDLYALDVLAAILGNGRSARLVQSIKHKQCLVQDITVTSWTPHFGIGGFFIRAALPYDNIDKTVAAVHEQLEALKKAPVPESELNKAKKLIKSDYLLGVETMEQKARLLASDILAASEVGFSYGYLDGIAAVSADQIMAVAQKYLNQNQLSVVAVAPKGKGESGAKPESKKKAKEHRIGMSTLPNGLRLLTLEGETTSTVSIDAYFLGGTRYETPETNGVAGLMAQLLLRGTKSRTADELALAIDALGGKVSASSDMNTFHVSLEILQDDLEEALGIVADIILHPRFDEDEFKRQQKNALAIIERRADYWFVKPSEVMLSNLYRAHPYGRSKYGTLKSVAKLTVDDVWDYYEAYVKPDNLVLSVFGVASNEYASSLVKKFLAEFSGSTIRPKIALDPPLPENVEVAEMTGWKQAVVFYGFRSCAVSDDDKYALDVLDAVLSGAYSPGGRLHARLRNAKLVYLVHAYNRLGVDPGWFSVYASCLPKNLKHVQKAIAEEIIRTVKEAVGDEELRIAKGMCIADEEVHRLQTPSQQAAAACLGELYGLGYDSFLGYGEKIDAVTASDVLSVARKYLTHYVQVTGIPGSDSRKH
- a CDS encoding F0F1 ATP synthase subunit epsilon — protein: MQENDNRFSLDLVTPTAHLVFEQVDEVSIPGSEGDFDVLFEHTPFLTTIRPGVLSYKVGKEAHYFAVSAGFAEVIPGRVIVLARTAENAESVSEQRVKDALGKAQNRLEKASKGDSDIDVERAEVALLRATARLKAFALSSKSR
- a CDS encoding PfkB family carbohydrate kinase, with product MTASNENLASIISAFEKLRILVVGDLMADKYVYGNAERLSPEAAVPVVKVKKEEYRLGGAANVANNAKQLGATVLLCGVVGYDDAAHMFRKAVREAGIESGGIFPSSDRSTTLKVRIVALPYNQQIVRYDYESRRQLTENETPTVKRYIESNIDQIDAILISDYDKGMLVGDALPRFIIELARRKNVPTIVHSKQRRFSLFANATAMILSYYDAQDFVHVVSGNFFTSMTAICEQLVKTLDCDAALVMREDQELALCTRDGVQKTLQVGMENKFNPAGAQDTVCSTFALALAAGASAENAAILASRAMKVVLSKEGTGTITIGELHE
- a CDS encoding M42 family metallopeptidase, with product MKGKFEEILSKLSQAFGPSGFEGEVRGIIRDELGSFCTVSHDLVGSVICRKIGASDSPKIMLAAHMDEVGFIVQSLRADGCASFVTLGSWRVSELPGTVVTLKSDSGPVRGVIGSVPVHFTRHKQPAASSWTLEDLFVDFGARDREDAARFGVKVGTPFVPETSFARLEPGERFLGKAWDDRAGCAVMVESLKKLRDEAHPNTVFGVGTVQEEVGSKGAVVAANIVKPDISIVLEGSPANDTVEGEGVATIRVGDGPQIRFYDPSMLPNRSLVELLIKTAEVHGIPHQVVVRGTGGTDGRQIQLEGPGVPCAVLSVVCRYAHSPAGLISEKDFENTVELLYWFLKEYDDKRHREVTSF
- the atpD gene encoding F0F1 ATP synthase subunit beta — translated: MADGKIIQVIGPVVDVRFPTDQLPAIFNALTIEREVSAEVVEYGSGAESVLVVEVAQHLGEDVVRCVSMGPTEGLVRGTTVHDTGGPITVPVGPKTLGRLMNVVGQPVDGLGPIDSDKRYSIHRSAPLFTDQETRSEMFETGIKVIDLLEPYCKGGKTGLFGGAGVGKTVLIQELIHNIALVHGGYSVFSGVGERTREGNDLWLEMKESGVLDKTSLVYGQMTEPPGARFRVGLAGLTVAEYFRDEEGQDVLLFIDNIFRFTQAGSEVSALLGRMPSAVGYQPTLATEMGELQERITSTKKGSITSVQAIYVPADDYTDPAPATTFAHLDATTALDRGIVELGIYPAVDPLASTSRILDVRVVGEDHYNTAREVQLILQRYKDLQDIIAILGIDELSEEDKLTVSRARKIQRFLSQPMFVAEQFTGLKGKYVKIADTIKGFKEIMAGKYDNVPEQAFYMVGTIEDVVEKAKTL